The DNA segment AGATAGCTGCACAGCGCGGCGGCAATCGACATCCCGCCGAAGCAGCCGACGGTTCCGGCCACGACGCCAATCACCGGCGTATAGCGGCGTAAATCGACAATTGCAGCGTGAATGTCGGCGATTGCCGCCAGCCCCAGATTGGCTTCCTGCAAACGTACTCCGCCGGTTTCCAGCAGCAGAACTGCCTGCGTCGGGATACCGTTGCGGTTATCTTCCGCCGCCATTTCCAGCGCGGCGGCCATTTTGGCACCGGACACTTCGCCCATGCTGCCGCCCTGGAAACTGCCTTCAATCGCGATAACTACCGCAGACTGGCCGTTGATCTGGCCTTTGGCGACCACCATGCCGTCATCGGCCTGCGGGACGATACCCTGCGGTTCCAGCCACGGCGACATGATGCGGTCGAACGGCCCCAGCAGTTCGCGGAAAGTCCCGGCGTCCAGCAATTTGCGGGCGCGCTGGCGGGCATTTAGCTCGATAAAGCTCTGATCGGCATCAGTTTGCATGTTCAGCCTCCTCAAAGACCTGTTCGATACGCAGACGGGCAACCCCTGGTGTGGCGCCAAAATCATGGATGTCGAGGCGACCTGCCGGTAATTGACGCAGGCTGCTCAGACGGTCGAAAAAGTGCTGCCACAGGCTGTGGCTGCCATCGACGGAAGTGGTCACTGAAATTTTCAGCGCCTGCGTCGCGTGGGGTTCGTACAGCGCTTCTAAGTCACCGGAACCTACCACGCCCGCCTGGGCGTGAACTGCCAGCGGTTTGGCCGCCGGGTAATTAAATTCAAAACGTTCCATAACACCTCTTTTTACTGATGTTAGTTAATTCGTATCATGTCGGGTTCGCTGACGCGGTCCAGAAACAGGGTCGCAGCCAGTAAATCGGCGGCTCCTCCGGGCGAGACGTTATCCGCCAGCATCCGGCGTTCCAGACTCCGTAACTGCTGTCTGCCTGCATCGGTGCACAACCCACCGGCATCGAGCACGGCCTGTGCGCCCTGATGCATGGCATTCAGCGCCGGTAATCCGCCACGCGACAGCACGCAGGTATCGGAAAGTCGGGTCATCACCGCCAGTAAGGCATCGACCTGCGCTTCGCTTTCGCTGGCACCGCGGGAACGGCTGCGATGGAGCTGCGGCAGAGCGCAGTCGATAATGTGCGGGAATCCTCCCTGCGCCTCTTCGCGGGCGCCGTGCACCTGATAACGCTGCACGGCGTGCGAGCCTTTACTGAATTTTTTCGGGCTGAACACATCGGGCAACGCCGCGATTTTTGCGGCACGCTGTGCAATATCCTGCGGCAGCAGGCTTTCCGGCTGCATGGCAACGGCGCAGACCAGCAACCCCATCGCCCAGATAGCGCCCCGGTGCGTATTGACTCCACCGGTTTCCGCCATCATCTGCGCCTCACCTGCACGGCCTAAACGTCCGATGTCCTGACGCAGGGCGATATCCGCCGGGCGCTGCCAGCTGTGTAACGCCAGCGCATAAAACGTCGGGGTCAGGCTGCGCGCCGAGCGCACCATCAGATCCAGATTCAAATCCTGATGTGCGCCAGAACTCCGGCTGTCCACCAGCCCCGGTTTCGGGCTAAGCCGCGCTTCGTCGATCAGCGCCTGCGTCGCCGTGTGTGCCAGCCTTCCGGCCAGTTCTTCCGCTGTCAGCACAGCGCCAATCGTTAAAGTCTGCGGCATCGGAGTCACCAGCTACGGAATTTGGCGGGCGGGTTATACAAGCCGCCGGACCAGTCAACCAGATCACTCACGCTACCTGCCGCCAGTAAAGAACGGGTGGCGTCGGTGCGGCGAATGCCCATGTCTTCCGGGAAGACCACCAGTTCCTGACGACGCAGGTCGGCAACGCGTTTGGCGTCAACGCCCAGCCCGATGTCGGTGATCCCGGCCACTGCGGCCACCATCGCACGGCGTTCTTCCAGAGAGCGGGCGCGATACAAATAGGCGATGCCTTCTTCAGTCAGCACGTGGGTAACGTCGTCGCCATAAATCATTACCGGTGCCAGCGGCATACCGGATTCTTTACCCACATCGACCGCTTCGAGTTTTTCTACGAACGTCGGTTTGCCACCGGCCTGGAAAGTTTCCACCATCTGCACGACCAGTTTTTTACCGCGCGCCATCGGATCCGGCTCTTCAATCATATCGAGCCAGGCAGGCGTCGCATGGCGACGACCGTGCGGATCATGCCCCATATTTGGCGCACCGCCGAAACCGGCCAGACGCCCGCGGGTCACGGTGGAGGAGTTGGCGAGGCCATCAACCTGCAAAGTAGACCCGATGAACATGTCCACCGCGTACTGACCGGCCATCTGGCAGAACGCGCGGTTAGAACGCATTGAGCCGTCGGAACCGGTGAAGAACACGTCAGGACGGGCTCGGATGTACTCTTCCATCCCCAGTTCGCCGCCGAAGCAGTGAACGGTGTCCACCCAGCCGCTTTCGATGGCCGGGATCAGCGTCGGGTGCGGGTTCAGCGTCCAGTGTTTACAGATTTTGCCGCGCAGGCCGAGTTGTTCGCCGTAGGTCGGCAGCAGTAGTTCGATAGCCGCGGTGTTAAAGCCGATGCCGTGGTTCAGCGACTGCACGTTGTGTTTAGCGTAGATACCTTTGATAGCCATCATCGCCATCAGCACGTGAACCGGTTTAATCAGGCGCGGATCACGGGTAAACAGCGGTTCGATGAAGAACGGCTTATCGGCCACTACCACGAAATCAATCCAGTCACCCGGAATATCAACGCGCGGCAGGTCACAGTCGTCTTCAACCAGTTCGTTAACCTGCGCAATGACAATGCCGTTTTTAAAGGCAGCAGCTTCGACCAGTGCGGGCGTATCTTCGGTGCTGGCACCGGTGTAGAGATTGCCTTTACGGTCCGCTTTAAAACCGGCGATCAGCGCGATGTTTGGCACCAGATCGACGTACAGGCGGGAATAGAGTTCGATGTAAGTGTGAATAGCGCCGATTTCCATCTGACCGTCTTCCAGCAGCTGCGCGATGCGCAGGCTTTGCGGGCCGGAGAAGGCGAAATCGAGTTTGCGGGCAATGCCGCGTTCGAAGAGATCCAGATGTTCGGCACGGCTGACGCTCGGCATGATCATATGCAAATCATGCAGCTTTTCAGGGTTCACTTTGGCCAGCGAACGGGACAGGAAATCGGCTTGTTTCTGATTATTCCCTTCCATCACCACGCGGTCGCCGGAAGCAATCAGCGCTTCAAGAATAGGAATGATTTTATCGGTGGGTAACACTTTACCCTCGGCCACGGAACGGACACTGTCGATACGCCGTTGTTTTTCATTGCGGCGGGTGTCCCACGCTTTCGTGGTCTGCGGATGTTGCGGCATGCCAAACCTCCCTGGGTTGAGCTTGCTGAAGCCTTCCCGACGTGACGAAACAGAAAGAACGGGGGGAGGTTCAGGCAAGTGGCGGTTGCATCACATTTGACCTGTTTAGGTAACGGGTTAAGTGTAGGAATCTAAAGGGAGCCCATCAATTAAGTGCGCTGACACTTCGTTACTCTAAGAGTAACGATTAAAATTAACGTCGATAAATCAGCAGAATGGAGTATGCAGAAAGGGAGATGACGCACAAAACGCGTGGAAATAAAAAGGGATGCGCAGTGGCATCCCTCAGTCAGGTTCAGTTCAACAGCATTATTTGAAGACTTCTGCCGTTGCAGTGATTTTCTTTTTCTCTTGGGCTGCAATCACAACGTAATATTTTCCGCCTTTTTCATCAGCCAGTTTGGACAGCTCTTCTTTGGCATCCATTGGCGCGGTGTATTCATTGCTGGTGGTGACTACACCCAGGCTGGTGTAACCCTTCTCTTTGGCTTCTTCTTTGGAGATCATATCCGCCGCCATGGCGTTAATTGAGAATAACCCGGTCAGCATTGCCGCAACGATAATTTTATTAGTTTTCATGACATTACCTTTAAATTAGATGAATAGTTTTCAAAAAAGCCGTCAGGATATGAACGTAAAGTGTCGTTGCGCTGGCATGACCTTCATGGTTAAACACCAGTAAACTCCCCAGAGACGCAAACAGGCAGGCGTAACAACTTACGCTTGCCAGTCACTCCGTCATATCGGCTTAAGTATTGGTCACCTTGGGAAATTATCCAGAAATTTGAAAAAAATATTTACATTGCCTTTCATTCTGCAATCAGGAAGGACTCAACAATCGAACAGAAGGCGTCTGGATGCGAGACAAACGGCGCGTGTGAGGCCTTCGCCATGATTTCCGAACGTGAAAACGGCCAGAGTTGATCCAGCAACGGCACCACCTTACGCGGCACCAGACCGTCCAGCGCGCCATAAATTCGCAGCAACGGCACAGTCAGCGCGGTCATCGGCTGGCGAAGGTCAACGCTGCGCAAAATCTCCAGGCCACCGTTGAGCACATCCACATCAGGCATCGGCAAGCCGAGTACGATGGATTTCAGCAGACGCGCATCCTGCCGCGCGCTGTCGCTGCCCAGCGTTTGCAACGCCAGAAAACGCTCGACCGTGCGCTGGAAATCTTCACTCAGCTGGTGCTGGAACCCATGCAGCACTTCGGGGCGGATGCCCGGCCAGTCGTCCTCTGCAGCGAAACAAGGCGAGGAGGCGACGGTAATGAGTTTTTCCACCCGCTGCGGCGCTGTCAGCGCAATCTTACTGGCGACCAGTCCGCCTAAAGACCAGCCAAGCCAGGCGGATTTTTCAGGGGCAGCGGCCAGCACGGTTTCCGCCATTTGGTCGAGCGTCATCGCGCCAAATCCTTCACTGCGACCATAGCCCGGCAGGTCGATCAGATGCAGACAAAAATGCGGCGCAAGTCGCCCGGCGGTGTAACGCCACACTTGCGCGTTCAGCCCCCATCCGTGAAGCAGCACAAGATGGCGATCTCCCTCGCCGATTGTCTCCCGGTAAAGCGTGTTCATAGCGTATTGTCCATGTCTGTCTGAATGGCAAAAGGAACCCGCCACTATGCTAACAATTGCCAGCCGCTGTTGGCTATGCCAGTGTCCGCTGCATCTTGCAGTTCAGGGGATTTGCAGTCTGTGTTTAAAAAATCTGCCCGCTATACCTCCCTGCTGCCCGCGCTGCGGATTGCCGAGCGCCGCTGCACATCTGGAGTGTGGCCGTTGCCTGCAAAAACCGCCGCCGTGGGATGCGATGGTCTTCGCCAGCCCTTATGAAATGCCGGTCAGCGGGCTGGTGCTGCGCCTGAAATTCTCTAAACAGCCTGAGCTGGATACCGCCCTCGCCCGCCTGCTTTTACTGCGCTGGCAGGCACGCCGGCGCGAAAGTGCGTTGCCAAGGCCGGATGTTGTCCTCAGCGTTCCGCTGCACCAAAAGCGCTATTTCTCACGCGGCTATAATCAAAGTGAACTGCTCGCCCGCCCTCTGGCGCACTGGTTGCACTGCGATTTTCGGCCCTATGCCATCAGCCGCGACCGGCGTACGCCGCCGCAGCAAAGCCTGACCGAGCGGGAAAGAAAGTGGAATTTGCGCAAAGCGTTTACTTGTCATGAAAATCTGCACAATAAGCACGTGATGTTGATTGACGATGTAGTCACCACCGGCAGCACGGTGCGGGAAATCAGTAAAATCCTGCGTAAACAGGGAGTTGCTTCGCTGCAAATCGGCTGTATTTGCCGGACGCTGTAAGCATGAGCACGTGCTGCTAACACTGCGGCAACACGAGGGATGACGGGTAAATGCAAAGGGCGTATTATAACCAACTGGAATAGTCAACTATTGAGCTAATGTTATGATCCTTGTTACCGATGCTGCCCAAGAGCACTTTGCCAAACTGCTGGCAAACCAGGAAGAAGGCACCCAAATCCGCGTATTCGTGATCAATCCGGGTACGCCAACCGCAGAGTGCGGTGTCTCCTATTGCCCACCCGACGCGGTTGAAGCGACGGATACCGAACTGAAGTTCGAGAAGCTGTCTGCTTTCGTCGATGAGCTCAGCGCACCTTATCTGCAAGATGCGGTGATCGATTTCGTGACCGACCAGCTCGGTTCTCAGCTGACGCTGAAAGCGCCAAACGCCAAAATGCGTAAAGTGTCTGACGATGCGCCGCTGATGGAACGTGTTGAATACCAGCTGCAATCGCAGATTAACCC comes from the Enterobacteriaceae bacterium Kacie_13 genome and includes:
- a CDS encoding biotin-independent malonate decarboxylase subunit beta, coding for MQTDADQSFIELNARQRARKLLDAGTFRELLGPFDRIMSPWLEPQGIVPQADDGMVVAKGQINGQSAVVIAIEGSFQGGSMGEVSGAKMAAALEMAAEDNRNGIPTQAVLLLETGGVRLQEANLGLAAIADIHAAIVDLRRYTPVIGVVAGTVGCFGGMSIAAALCSYLIVTREARLGLNGPQVIEQEAGIDEYDSRDRPFIWSMTGGEVRYHSGFVDALVKDSLAEVKDNVLAFIKKGVPATHRSDNYDYYLPKLTGFDTAQQASRDVTEALFNREDRA
- a CDS encoding malonate decarboxylase subunit delta; translation: MERFEFNYPAAKPLAVHAQAGVVGSGDLEALYEPHATQALKISVTTSVDGSHSLWQHFFDRLSSLRQLPAGRLDIHDFGATPGVARLRIEQVFEEAEHAN
- a CDS encoding triphosphoribosyl-dephospho-CoA synthase, which gives rise to MPQTLTIGAVLTAEELAGRLAHTATQALIDEARLSPKPGLVDSRSSGAHQDLNLDLMVRSARSLTPTFYALALHSWQRPADIALRQDIGRLGRAGEAQMMAETGGVNTHRGAIWAMGLLVCAVAMQPESLLPQDIAQRAAKIAALPDVFSPKKFSKGSHAVQRYQVHGAREEAQGGFPHIIDCALPQLHRSRSRGASESEAQVDALLAVMTRLSDTCVLSRGGLPALNAMHQGAQAVLDAGGLCTDAGRQQLRSLERRMLADNVSPGGAADLLAATLFLDRVSEPDMIRIN
- the mdcA gene encoding malonate decarboxylase subunit alpha, which produces MPQHPQTTKAWDTRRNEKQRRIDSVRSVAEGKVLPTDKIIPILEALIASGDRVVMEGNNQKQADFLSRSLAKVNPEKLHDLHMIMPSVSRAEHLDLFERGIARKLDFAFSGPQSLRIAQLLEDGQMEIGAIHTYIELYSRLYVDLVPNIALIAGFKADRKGNLYTGASTEDTPALVEAAAFKNGIVIAQVNELVEDDCDLPRVDIPGDWIDFVVVADKPFFIEPLFTRDPRLIKPVHVLMAMMAIKGIYAKHNVQSLNHGIGFNTAAIELLLPTYGEQLGLRGKICKHWTLNPHPTLIPAIESGWVDTVHCFGGELGMEEYIRARPDVFFTGSDGSMRSNRAFCQMAGQYAVDMFIGSTLQVDGLANSSTVTRGRLAGFGGAPNMGHDPHGRRHATPAWLDMIEEPDPMARGKKLVVQMVETFQAGGKPTFVEKLEAVDVGKESGMPLAPVMIYGDDVTHVLTEEGIAYLYRARSLEERRAMVAAVAGITDIGLGVDAKRVADLRRQELVVFPEDMGIRRTDATRSLLAAGSVSDLVDWSGGLYNPPAKFRSW
- a CDS encoding DUF1471 domain-containing protein; this encodes MKTNKIIVAAMLTGLFSINAMAADMISKEEAKEKGYTSLGVVTTSNEYTAPMDAKEELSKLADEKGGKYYVVIAAQEKKKITATAEVFK
- the bioH gene encoding pimeloyl-ACP methyl ester esterase BioH — its product is MNTLYRETIGEGDRHLVLLHGWGLNAQVWRYTAGRLAPHFCLHLIDLPGYGRSEGFGAMTLDQMAETVLAAAPEKSAWLGWSLGGLVASKIALTAPQRVEKLITVASSPCFAAEDDWPGIRPEVLHGFQHQLSEDFQRTVERFLALQTLGSDSARQDARLLKSIVLGLPMPDVDVLNGGLEILRSVDLRQPMTALTVPLLRIYGALDGLVPRKVVPLLDQLWPFSRSEIMAKASHAPFVSHPDAFCSIVESFLIAE
- the gntX gene encoding DNA utilization protein GntX; translation: MLTIASRCWLCQCPLHLAVQGICSLCLKNLPAIPPCCPRCGLPSAAAHLECGRCLQKPPPWDAMVFASPYEMPVSGLVLRLKFSKQPELDTALARLLLLRWQARRRESALPRPDVVLSVPLHQKRYFSRGYNQSELLARPLAHWLHCDFRPYAISRDRRTPPQQSLTERERKWNLRKAFTCHENLHNKHVMLIDDVVTTGSTVREISKILRKQGVASLQIGCICRTL
- the nfuA gene encoding Fe-S biogenesis protein NfuA; this translates as MILVTDAAQEHFAKLLANQEEGTQIRVFVINPGTPTAECGVSYCPPDAVEATDTELKFEKLSAFVDELSAPYLQDAVIDFVTDQLGSQLTLKAPNAKMRKVSDDAPLMERVEYQLQSQINPQLASHGGRVSLMEITDDGIAILQFGGGCNGCSMIDVTLKDGIEKELLQNFPELKGVRDLTEHQRGEHSFY